One segment of Pandoraea pnomenusa DNA contains the following:
- the cyoD gene encoding cytochrome o ubiquinol oxidase subunit IV → MTSAQVHDHGAYASQSHLRDYVVGFFLSLLLTFASFGVVMLGVVPAGMGLTSIVLLCVAQLVVQLVYFLHIGAKRSQRQNSAIFLCTAGLIAIIVAGSLWVMHNANTNMMPTHMSIERAKLRD, encoded by the coding sequence ATGACGAGCGCTCAAGTCCATGACCACGGCGCCTATGCCTCGCAAAGTCACCTGCGCGACTACGTGGTGGGGTTTTTCCTGTCGTTGCTGCTTACGTTCGCGTCATTCGGCGTGGTCATGCTGGGCGTGGTGCCCGCCGGCATGGGGCTGACGTCGATCGTCCTGCTGTGCGTGGCGCAGCTGGTCGTGCAACTGGTGTACTTCCTGCATATCGGTGCGAAGCGCAGCCAGCGGCAGAATTCGGCCATCTTCCTGTGTACCGCCGGGCTGATCGCGATCATCGTGGCGGGCTCGCTCTGGGTGATGCATAACGCCAACACGAACATGATGCCCACGCACATGTCCATCGAGCGTGCCAAACTGCGCGACTGA
- the cyoC gene encoding cytochrome o ubiquinol oxidase subunit III — MSSATLHSNSGRGAKAPANDHTDHAHHDSGATTTLGFWIYLMSDCLIFCVLFATFGVLAQSTAGGPTGRELFELPFVLGETVLLLLSSFTFGLASLSMRPGNEAVVQRWLWITFALGAAFVSMEVHEFTALLHEGAGPGRSAFLSAFFTLVGTHGLHVTCGLLWLVVMIHQIGRFGFDPVVRRRLQCLSLFWHFLDLVWICVFTFVYLREFV; from the coding sequence ATGTCCTCGGCAACCCTTCACTCCAATTCCGGTCGCGGCGCGAAGGCGCCGGCCAACGACCACACCGATCACGCGCACCACGACAGCGGCGCCACCACGACGCTCGGCTTCTGGATCTACCTGATGAGCGACTGTCTCATCTTCTGCGTGCTGTTCGCCACGTTCGGCGTGCTGGCGCAGAGCACCGCCGGCGGGCCAACCGGACGCGAGCTCTTCGAGCTGCCGTTCGTGCTCGGGGAAACCGTGCTGCTGCTGCTCTCGAGTTTCACGTTCGGGCTGGCATCGTTGTCGATGCGCCCGGGCAACGAGGCGGTCGTGCAGCGCTGGTTGTGGATCACGTTCGCGCTGGGCGCGGCGTTCGTCTCGATGGAAGTCCACGAGTTCACGGCATTGCTCCACGAAGGCGCGGGCCCCGGGCGCAGTGCGTTCCTTTCGGCATTCTTCACCCTGGTGGGCACGCACGGTCTGCATGTGACTTGCGGCCTGCTTTGGCTGGTGGTGATGATTCATCAGATCGGCCGCTTCGGCTTCGATCCGGTGGTGCGACGCCGCCTGCAATGTCTGAGCCTGTTCTGGCACTTCCTGGACCTGGTCTGGATCTGTGTCTTCACCTTTGTCTACCTGCGGGAGTTCGTATGA
- the cyoB gene encoding cytochrome o ubiquinol oxidase subunit I: MFGKLDLDAIPLHEPIIMGTLAVVLLGGAALLGAITYYRKWGYLWTEWITSVDHKRIGVMYIVLALVMLLRGFADAIMMRAQQAIAAGGEAGYLPPHHYDQIFTAHGVIMIFFVATPLVLGLMNVIVPLQIGARDVAFPFVNSLSFWLSAMGAVLVMMSMFVGDFAATGWVAYPPLSELGYSPTVGVDYYIWSLQISGLGTTLTGINFIVTILRMRAPGMNLMKMPVFTWTALITNILIVAVFPVLTATLALLTADRYLGMHFFTNELGGNAMMYVNLIWIWGHPEVYILILPAFGAFSEIIATFSRKPLFGYKSMVYATSSIGILSFFVWLHHFFTMGSGANVNAFFGIMTTIISIPTGVKLFNWLFTMYQGRIRYHSATLWTIGFMVTFAIGGMTGVLLAVPGADFVLHNSLFLVAHFHNVIIGGVVFGCLAGITFWFPKVFGFTLNERWGKISFACWLVGFYLAFMPLYVLGFKGMTRRMNHYVQPDWQPYLVVAMIGAALIGLGILAFGVQLVVSIRDRNANRDLTGDPWDARSLEWATSSPAPFYNFAHVPHIDSLEQHWDDKARGLAWREPARYDDIHMPRNTGTGFLVSVASGVMCFALVWHIWWLAGASLVASIAIFLWRAYDRDVDYYVPAAEVERIESARFAGLRAALPARQSLQKAA; this comes from the coding sequence ATGTTCGGAAAACTCGATCTCGACGCCATCCCGCTGCACGAACCCATCATCATGGGCACGCTCGCCGTGGTGCTGCTGGGCGGCGCGGCGCTGCTCGGCGCCATTACGTATTATCGGAAGTGGGGGTATCTCTGGACGGAGTGGATCACGTCCGTCGACCACAAGCGCATTGGCGTGATGTACATCGTGCTCGCGCTCGTGATGCTGCTGCGGGGCTTTGCCGACGCGATCATGATGCGCGCGCAGCAGGCCATCGCCGCGGGCGGCGAGGCGGGCTACCTGCCGCCGCATCACTACGACCAGATCTTCACCGCTCACGGCGTGATCATGATCTTCTTCGTGGCCACACCGCTGGTGCTCGGCCTGATGAACGTGATCGTGCCGCTGCAGATCGGCGCGCGCGACGTGGCATTTCCGTTCGTGAACTCGCTCTCGTTCTGGCTTTCGGCGATGGGCGCCGTGCTGGTGATGATGTCGATGTTCGTGGGCGATTTCGCCGCCACCGGCTGGGTCGCCTATCCGCCGCTGTCCGAACTCGGGTACAGCCCGACCGTCGGGGTGGATTACTACATCTGGTCGCTGCAGATATCGGGGCTCGGCACCACGCTCACGGGCATCAACTTCATCGTGACCATCCTGCGCATGCGCGCACCCGGCATGAATCTCATGAAGATGCCGGTGTTCACGTGGACCGCGCTGATCACCAACATCCTGATCGTTGCCGTATTCCCCGTGCTGACCGCCACGCTCGCGCTGCTCACCGCCGATCGCTATCTGGGCATGCACTTCTTCACGAACGAACTGGGCGGTAACGCCATGATGTACGTGAACCTGATCTGGATCTGGGGGCACCCGGAGGTCTACATCCTGATCCTGCCCGCGTTCGGCGCGTTCTCCGAGATCATCGCCACGTTCTCGCGCAAGCCGCTGTTCGGCTACAAATCGATGGTCTACGCCACCTCGTCGATCGGTATCCTGTCGTTCTTCGTGTGGTTGCACCATTTCTTCACGATGGGCTCGGGGGCGAACGTCAACGCCTTTTTCGGCATCATGACCACGATCATTTCGATTCCGACCGGCGTGAAGCTGTTCAACTGGCTGTTCACGATGTACCAGGGGCGTATCCGCTATCACTCCGCCACGCTCTGGACCATCGGCTTCATGGTGACGTTCGCCATCGGCGGCATGACGGGCGTGCTGCTCGCCGTGCCGGGCGCCGACTTCGTGCTGCACAACTCGCTGTTCCTCGTGGCGCACTTCCACAACGTGATCATTGGCGGCGTGGTGTTCGGGTGCCTGGCAGGCATCACGTTCTGGTTCCCCAAGGTCTTCGGCTTCACGCTCAACGAGCGCTGGGGCAAGATCTCGTTCGCGTGCTGGCTGGTCGGCTTCTACCTGGCCTTCATGCCGCTCTACGTGCTCGGTTTCAAGGGCATGACGCGCCGCATGAACCACTACGTGCAACCCGACTGGCAGCCGTATCTCGTCGTCGCGATGATCGGCGCGGCGCTCATCGGGCTCGGCATTCTGGCGTTCGGCGTGCAATTGGTCGTGAGTATTCGCGATCGCAACGCCAATCGCGACCTGACCGGCGATCCGTGGGACGCGCGCAGCCTCGAATGGGCCACGTCGTCGCCCGCGCCGTTCTACAACTTTGCTCACGTGCCGCACATCGACTCGCTCGAGCAGCATTGGGACGACAAGGCGCGGGGCCTGGCATGGCGCGAGCCGGCGCGGTACGACGACATCCACATGCCGCGCAACACCGGAACGGGATTCCTCGTGTCAGTCGCCAGCGGCGTGATGTGCTTCGCGCTCGTGTGGCACATCTGGTGGCTGGCGGGCGCAAGCCTCGTCGCCTCGATCGCCATTTTCCTGTGGCGCGCCTACGACCGTGACGTCGATTACTACGTGCCGGCGGCGGAAGTGGAGCGTATCGAAAGCGCCCGCTTCGCCGGCCTGCGTGCTGCGCTTCCCGCGCGTCAATCCCTGCAAAAGGCGGCCTGA
- the cyoA gene encoding ubiquinol oxidase subunit II, whose amino-acid sequence MRRRADTSRGTRWHTLCVRAAALMATVPMSGCTLELLDPKGSVGEQEKHLILIAMGVMLLVVIPVIVLTLVFFWRYRETNTAATYSPRWAHSTKIEVVVWTIPVIIVVSLAVMIWETTHKLDPYRPIEPVASGTPPVRVEVVALNWKWLFIYPDYRVATVNRLVLPVDTPVEFKLTAESLMNAFFIPQLGSMVYAMSGMQTKLHLIANETGTYAGMSSAYSGPGFSDMHFKAHVTSRADFDRWVKAAQAVPDTLDAPAYVTLEQPGTGAPVAVYANVMPGLFDAIVGKYMGPMEGGSQGMRVSGNAIDDIIAAANCRADGQLDRRALLAQRAERAAGTPSVPAEPRALTE is encoded by the coding sequence ATGCGGCGCAGGGCGGACACATCGCGCGGCACGCGTTGGCACACGTTGTGCGTCCGCGCCGCGGCGCTGATGGCAACAGTGCCCATGAGCGGTTGCACGCTCGAACTGCTCGACCCGAAGGGCAGCGTTGGCGAGCAGGAGAAGCATCTGATCCTGATTGCAATGGGCGTCATGCTGCTCGTGGTGATCCCGGTGATCGTGCTCACGCTGGTGTTCTTCTGGCGATACCGCGAGACGAACACGGCTGCCACGTATTCGCCGCGCTGGGCGCATTCGACAAAGATCGAAGTGGTCGTATGGACCATTCCCGTGATCATCGTCGTGTCGCTCGCCGTCATGATCTGGGAGACGACCCACAAGCTCGACCCCTATCGTCCCATCGAGCCGGTGGCCTCGGGCACGCCACCGGTGCGCGTCGAAGTCGTGGCGCTGAACTGGAAGTGGCTGTTCATCTACCCGGACTATCGCGTGGCCACCGTCAACAGGCTGGTGCTGCCGGTCGATACGCCCGTCGAATTCAAGCTCACGGCCGAGTCGCTGATGAACGCATTCTTCATTCCGCAACTGGGCAGCATGGTCTACGCCATGTCGGGCATGCAGACGAAGCTGCACCTGATCGCCAACGAGACCGGCACCTATGCAGGCATGTCGTCGGCATACAGCGGGCCGGGGTTCTCCGACATGCACTTCAAGGCGCATGTGACGTCGCGCGCCGATTTCGATCGCTGGGTGAAAGCGGCGCAGGCCGTGCCCGACACACTCGACGCACCGGCCTACGTGACGCTCGAACAACCGGGCACCGGCGCGCCGGTGGCTGTCTATGCCAACGTCATGCCGGGCTTGTTCGACGCGATCGTGGGCAAGTACATGGGACCGATGGAAGGGGGCTCGCAGGGCATGCGGGTGTCGGGTAATGCCATCGACGACATCATCGCCGCCGCGAATTGCCGCGCGGACGGCCAACTGGACCGCCGCGCCTTGCTCGCGCAGCGTGCCGAGCGCGCGGCAGGCACCCCGTCGGTGCCTGCCGAACCGCGTGCGCTCACGGAGTAA